The proteins below come from a single Drosophila kikkawai strain 14028-0561.14 chromosome 3R, DkikHiC1v2, whole genome shotgun sequence genomic window:
- the Acam gene encoding calmodulin-related protein 97A, protein MSELTEEQVAEFKDAFTQFDKDGTGKVATRELGALMRTLGQNLSEPELQDLISESEANTSGEFDFNEFCSIMTKQMRETDTEEEMREAFKIFDRDCDGFISPAELRFIMINLGEKVTDEEIDEMIREADFDGDGMINYEEFVWMISQK, encoded by the coding sequence ATGAGCGAGCTAACCGAGGAGCAGGTGGCCGAGTTCAAGGATGCCTTCACCCAGTTCGACAAGGATGGCACCGGCAAAGTCGCCACCCGCGAGCTGGGCGCCCTGATGCGTACTTTGGGCCAGAATCTGTCGGAGCCGGAGCTCCAGGACTTGATCAGCGAGTCGGAAGCCAACACAAGTGGAGAGTTTGACTTCAATGAATTCTGCTCGATTATGACCAAGCAGATGCGGGAAACCGACACCGAGGAGGAGATGCGCGAGGCTTTTAAGATCTTTGATCGTGATTGCGATGGCTTTATATCGCCGGCCGAGCTACGTTTCATAATGATCAACCTGGGCGAGAAGGTGACCGACGAGGAGATCGATGAAATGATCCGAGAGGCTGACTTTGATGGCGACGGGATGATCAACTATGAGGAGTTTGTTTGGATGATAAGCCAAAAATGA
- the LOC108077883 gene encoding uncharacterized protein, translating to MDDVDFSSPPPETRTIHTHNLKDEQVKDLQQAFSLFDDDDTKVIPIKYLRDIMRAVAHNPSENELQDYITEIDTDGSGELYLSDFLYIMSKRYENTTPEDEVVLAFRVFDKDNTGFISENQFRQIMNELGEDMDEDEVEEMIRDADANTELNIDYVRFVTMMMES from the coding sequence ATGGATGATGTTGATTTTAGCTCACCGCCGCCCGAGACACGCACCATTCACACCCACAACCTGAAGGACGAGCAGGTCAAGGACCTTCAGCAGGCATTCAGCCTCTTTGACGACGATGATACCAAGGTTATTCCCATCAAGTACTTAAGGGATATCATGCGAGCTGTGGCCCATAATCCATCAGAGAATGAACTGCAGGACTACATCACCGAAATCGATACGGACGGATCGGGGGAACTGTATCTCAGCGATTTCCTGTACATTATGTCCAAGCGTTATGAGAACACAACGCCCGAGGACGAAGTTGTACTGGCGTTCCGAGTCTTTGACAAGGATAATACTGGTTTTATTTCCGAGAATCAATTCCGTCAAATAATGAATGAATTGGGTGAAGATATGGACGAGGATGAAGTGGAGGAAATGATACGCGATGCAGACGCCAATACGGAGTTGAATATTGACTATGTGCGGTTTGTGACAATGATGATGGAATCGTAA
- the LOC108077598 gene encoding calmodulin-like yields the protein MDQPKNVEYSLYLFMDELSGERLADYKLRFEQLNRNERGVITITELSDMVRSMGETPSDKELKEIFKASDLDGNGEIDFKEYCFVMAQFENDEEREICDIFKMFDRDADGYISEKDLLELLDNSAFKSERQAVRRLIDSVDCDGDGQINYDEFLALMKSALDYPSLE from the coding sequence ATGGATCAGCCAAAAAATGTGGAATACTCCCTTTACCTGTTCATGGACGAGCTGAGTGGCGAGCGTTTGGCTGACTATAAGCTTCGTTTCGAGCAGCTCAACAGGAACGAACGAGGAGTCATCACGATAACCGAACTGAGCGATATGGTACGGTCAATGGGTGAGACTCCCTCAGACAAGGAACTCAAGGAAATATTCAAGGCCTCCGATTTGGACGGCAATGGCGAGATCGACTTCAAGGAGTATTGCTTTGTGATGGCACAATTCGAAAACGACGAAGAACGTGAGATTTGCGacattttcaaaatgtttgaTCGAGACGCCGATGGTTATATAAGCGAAAAGGATCTCTTAGAGCTATTGGATAACTCTGCTTTTAAGAGTGAAAGGCAGGCGGTCAGGCGATTGATTGATTCTGTTGATTGCGACGGAGATGGCCAAATAAATTATGATGAGTTTTTGGCCTTGATGAAGAGTGCTCTTGACTATCCAAGTCTTGAGTGA
- the LOC108077884 gene encoding uncharacterized protein, which produces MEWEFDTPQPEERIIRPNNLTDAQLKDLQMAFSLFDESDDKVIPIKQLRHLMRSVACSPTDLELQSILNEIDPDGGCELYLSDFLYIMSQKYANMTPEDEIIGAFRVFDKEGTGFIAESEFRHIMKNMGEQMSDDEVDQIVMDADANIEGNIDYVRFVAMMSET; this is translated from the coding sequence ATGGAGTGGGAGTTCGACACTCCGCAGCCAGAGGAGCGGATCATTCGGCCCAACAACCTGACCGATGCCCAGTTGAAGGATCTGCAGATGGCCTTCTCCCTGTTTGACGAGAGCGACGACAAGGTGATACCCATAAAGCAGCTGCGACACCTGATGCGCAGTGTGGCCTGCAGTCCCACCGACTTGGAGCTGCAGAGTATCCTCAATGAAATCGATCCGGATGGCGGGTGCGAACTCTATCTCAGCGACTTCCTATACATCATgtcccaaaagtatgcaaatatGACACCCGAGGACGAGATCATAGGTGCCTTCAGGGTTTTCGACAAGGAGGGCACCGGCTTTATAGCAGAATCAGAGTTCCGTCACATTATGAAAAATATGGGAGAGCAGATGAGCGACGACGAGGTGGATCAGATAGTCATGGATGCGGATGCAAATATTGAGGGAAACATCGACTATGTACGATTCGTTGCCATGATGTCAGAGACATGA